In one Haloplanus salinus genomic region, the following are encoded:
- the gatC gene encoding Asp-tRNA(Asn)/Glu-tRNA(Gln) amidotransferase subunit GatC yields MSETPVDPDEVRHVADLARIDLDEDEVDRFAVQFADILSYFDALDDVPEVDAEADLVNVMRPDEVRDGLTQEEALRNAPETEDGYFKGPSVS; encoded by the coding sequence ATGAGCGAGACGCCCGTCGACCCCGACGAGGTGCGCCACGTCGCGGACCTCGCCCGGATCGACCTCGACGAGGACGAGGTGGACCGCTTCGCCGTGCAGTTCGCCGACATCCTCTCCTATTTCGACGCCCTCGACGACGTGCCCGAGGTGGACGCCGAGGCCGACCTGGTGAACGTCATGCGCCCGGACGAGGTTCGCGACGGACTGACCCAGGAGGAGGCCCTGCGGAACGCCCCGGAGACCGAGGACGGCTACTTCAAAGGCCCGAGCGTCTCATGA
- a CDS encoding NUDIX domain-containing protein, with product METTRHFTATIYIVADGATALHEHPGLGIRLPPGGHVDRAELPHEAALREAVEETGLEPTLLTDGDDVRSETARAIPRPRHLMLADVNVCDGDVGHHHVDHVYYATVGSRTIDPAPGEPGPAAWAWYDRDRLHDADVDADVRQLGIEAIETAARDA from the coding sequence ATGGAGACGACGCGACATTTCACCGCGACGATATACATCGTCGCCGACGGCGCAACGGCGCTCCACGAACACCCGGGTCTCGGCATTCGACTGCCGCCCGGCGGCCACGTCGACCGGGCGGAACTGCCCCACGAGGCGGCGCTCCGTGAGGCGGTCGAGGAGACCGGGCTGGAGCCGACGCTGCTGACCGATGGCGACGACGTGCGCTCGGAGACGGCGCGGGCCATCCCGCGCCCTCGCCACCTGATGCTCGCGGACGTGAACGTCTGTGACGGCGACGTCGGCCACCACCACGTCGACCACGTCTACTACGCCACCGTCGGCTCCCGAACGATCGATCCCGCGCCGGGCGAACCGGGACCGGCGGCGTGGGCGTGGTACGACCGGGACCGCCTGCACGACGCCGACGTGGACGCCGACGTGCGACAGTTGGGCATCGAGGCCATCGAGACGGCGGCACGGGACGCATGA
- the gatA gene encoding Asp-tRNA(Asn)/Glu-tRNA(Gln) amidotransferase subunit GatA, protein MSLDAFITETTVEGDDDGPLAGRSVAVKDNISTEGVRTTCGSAMLDDYVPPYDATVVERLKAAGATVVGKTNMDEFGMGTTTETSAFGPTRNPVDRSRVPGGSSGGSAAAVAAGEADLALGSDTGGSIRCPAAFCGVVGIKPTYGLVSRYGLVAYANSLEQIGPLAPTVESAAELLEVIAGPDDRDATTRDAGADAAYADAADGDVEGLTVGVPTELIEGADERVVRTFEAALADLEAQGAETHEVSLPSVERAVQAYYVIAMSEASSNLARFDGVRYGPETESEGNWNEAFAQVREEGFGDEVKRRILLGTYALSAGYHDKYYAKAQDARAWLKRDFDEALAEADVLASPTMPVLPFELGESLDDPLRMYLADANTVPVNLANLPAISVPAGEADGLPVGLQLIGGAFDERTLVRAASAVEA, encoded by the coding sequence ATGAGTCTCGACGCGTTCATCACCGAGACCACCGTCGAGGGCGACGACGACGGCCCACTCGCGGGTCGGAGCGTCGCCGTCAAGGACAACATTTCGACCGAGGGCGTCCGAACCACCTGTGGCTCCGCGATGCTCGACGACTACGTGCCCCCGTACGACGCGACGGTCGTCGAACGCCTGAAGGCGGCGGGCGCGACGGTGGTCGGTAAGACCAACATGGACGAGTTCGGGATGGGGACGACGACGGAAACCTCCGCGTTCGGCCCGACGAGGAACCCGGTCGATCGGTCCCGCGTCCCCGGCGGGTCCTCCGGCGGGAGCGCGGCGGCCGTCGCCGCCGGCGAGGCCGACCTGGCCCTCGGCAGCGACACCGGTGGGTCCATCCGCTGTCCTGCCGCCTTCTGTGGCGTCGTCGGCATCAAACCCACGTACGGGCTGGTCTCCCGGTACGGCCTCGTCGCCTACGCCAACTCGCTGGAACAGATCGGGCCGCTGGCGCCGACGGTCGAGTCGGCGGCGGAGTTACTGGAGGTCATCGCCGGTCCCGACGACCGCGACGCGACGACCCGCGACGCGGGTGCCGACGCCGCCTACGCCGACGCCGCCGACGGCGACGTCGAGGGCCTCACGGTCGGCGTCCCGACCGAACTGATCGAGGGGGCGGACGAGCGCGTCGTCCGGACGTTCGAGGCGGCGCTCGCGGACCTCGAAGCGCAGGGCGCCGAGACACACGAGGTGAGCCTTCCCTCCGTCGAACGCGCGGTGCAGGCCTACTACGTCATCGCCATGTCCGAGGCGTCGTCGAACCTCGCACGCTTCGACGGCGTTCGATACGGTCCGGAGACGGAGAGCGAGGGCAACTGGAACGAGGCGTTCGCGCAGGTCCGCGAGGAGGGGTTCGGCGACGAGGTGAAACGACGAATCCTCCTCGGCACGTACGCGCTCTCCGCCGGCTACCACGACAAGTACTATGCGAAAGCACAGGACGCCCGCGCGTGGCTGAAGCGGGACTTCGACGAGGCGCTCGCCGAGGCGGACGTGTTGGCGTCGCCGACGATGCCCGTCCTCCCGTTCGAACTCGGCGAGAGCCTCGACGACCCGCTCCGGATGTATCTCGCGGACGCCAACACGGTGCCGGTCAACCTCGCCAACCTCCCCGCCATCTCCGTCCCCGCCGGCGAGGCGGACGGCCTTCCGGTCGGCCTCCAGTTGATCGGCGGCGCGTTCGACGAGCGAACGCTCGTCCGCGCCGCGAGCGCCGTCGAGGCGTAG
- a CDS encoding transcription initiation factor IIB: MTDSVRGYTTEHSRARESEDETENTDEGEQLRCPECGGQLATDTEHGETVCADCGLVVEEDEIDHGPEWRAFDSKEKDQKSRVGAPTTQMMHDKGLSTNIGWQDKDAYGKTLSSRQREKMQRLRTWNERFRTRDSKERNLKQALGEIDRMASALGLPENVRETASVIYRRALSDDLLPGRSIEGVATSALYAAARQAGTPRSLDEIATVSRVDKDEIARTYRYVVRELGLEIQPADPEQYVPRFASELDLSDESERRARDLLKTAKDQGVHSGKSPVGLAAAAIYAAALLTNEKVTQSEVSEVANISEVTIRNRYHELLEAEEQIQVP; this comes from the coding sequence ATGACCGATAGCGTACGCGGTTACACGACCGAGCACTCGCGCGCGCGCGAGAGCGAAGACGAGACCGAAAACACCGACGAGGGCGAACAGCTTCGCTGTCCGGAGTGCGGTGGACAGCTCGCTACGGACACCGAACACGGCGAAACCGTCTGTGCCGACTGTGGCCTGGTCGTCGAGGAAGACGAGATCGACCACGGTCCCGAGTGGCGCGCCTTCGACTCGAAGGAGAAGGATCAGAAGTCGCGGGTCGGGGCGCCGACGACACAGATGATGCACGACAAGGGGCTGTCGACGAACATCGGCTGGCAGGACAAGGACGCCTACGGCAAGACGCTCTCGTCCCGGCAACGCGAGAAGATGCAGCGACTGCGCACCTGGAACGAGCGGTTCCGAACGCGGGATTCGAAAGAGCGGAACCTGAAACAGGCGCTGGGTGAAATCGACCGGATGGCCTCCGCGCTCGGCCTCCCCGAGAACGTCCGCGAGACGGCGTCGGTCATCTACCGACGTGCGCTCTCGGACGACCTGCTCCCCGGCCGCTCCATCGAGGGCGTCGCCACGAGCGCCCTCTACGCCGCCGCGCGACAGGCGGGGACGCCACGGAGTCTCGACGAGATCGCCACCGTCTCCCGCGTCGACAAGGACGAAATCGCACGAACGTACCGCTACGTCGTCCGTGAACTCGGCCTCGAAATCCAGCCTGCGGACCCCGAGCAGTACGTTCCCCGCTTCGCCTCCGAACTCGATCTCTCCGACGAGTCGGAGCGGCGCGCTCGCGACCTGCTGAAGACGGCGAAAGACCAGGGCGTCCACAGCGGCAAGAGCCCGGTCGGCCTCGCGGCCGCCGCCATCTACGCCGCCGCCCTCCTCACGAACGAGAAGGTGACCCAGAGCGAGGTGAGCGAGGTAGCGAACATCAGCGAGGTCACCATCCGCAACCGCTATCACGAACTGCTCGAAGCCGAAGAGCAGATTCAGGTTCCCTGA
- a CDS encoding class I SAM-dependent methyltransferase: MSDEKRGVRGVFDEIAADFARTRQHPWPETEAFVADVPDGDLALDVGCGNGRNVPLLFGRFRRVVGVDFARALLAIARTEHPEASVICGDGTRLPITAGVADAALCVAVLHHLPSTEGRAALLAELDRVLASGGRALLSVWAIEHSAFDGERAEIRANDNDTYVPWTSDDGTTHDRFYHIFEREGLRTLLDASPLGVERLELRNGNYYARLVAR, from the coding sequence ATGAGCGACGAAAAGCGTGGGGTTCGAGGGGTGTTCGACGAGATTGCCGCCGACTTCGCGCGGACGCGCCAGCACCCGTGGCCGGAGACCGAAGCCTTCGTCGCGGACGTGCCGGACGGCGACCTCGCCCTCGACGTGGGCTGTGGCAACGGGCGCAACGTCCCGCTGTTGTTCGGACGGTTCCGGCGCGTCGTCGGCGTCGACTTCGCCCGGGCACTGCTCGCCATCGCCCGCACGGAGCATCCCGAGGCGTCCGTGATCTGTGGCGACGGCACCCGCCTCCCGATCACGGCGGGCGTCGCCGACGCCGCGCTCTGTGTGGCCGTGCTCCATCACCTCCCGTCGACCGAGGGGCGGGCGGCGCTCCTCGCCGAACTCGATCGCGTCCTCGCTTCGGGTGGCCGCGCGCTCCTCAGCGTCTGGGCTATCGAACACTCGGCGTTCGACGGCGAGCGAGCCGAGATCAGGGCGAACGACAACGATACGTACGTCCCGTGGACGAGCGACGACGGCACGACCCACGACCGGTTCTACCACATCTTCGAGCGGGAGGGGCTGCGCACCCTGCTCGACGCGTCGCCG